The Rickettsiales bacterium genome includes a region encoding these proteins:
- the gpmI gene encoding 2,3-bisphosphoglycerate-independent phosphoglycerate mutase, which yields MSYERPKPVVLTILDGWGYSTDDNNNAINLANTPNFDKISQEFPKSLINASENYVGLPEGQVGNSEVGHMNIGSGRVVLQDLVKIDKAIDDGSINNNPSLINFIDSVKRNNATVHLLGLFSDGGVHSHYAHILEIARIFVASGLDVKLHLFLDGRDCPPRSAHEFIMRLHYSIIEDDMALLLKYSESILNDDEVDEIIEFINVGEYGEALHCFLSIVKEQNKQLADDIFPVIKKLSELMEIEDDSNIDYPSSLKNYPAISIATISGRYYAMDRDNRWSRIEKAYDEMVSPSKFKDSYISTIEKNYDNNVSDEFIEPFAIKGYAGIKDGDGLLMCNFRADRARQILSALLQDSFSDFTRKKQIKFSSALGMSEYSKELNDLIPAIFPHEDLCGILSEIVSKQGLKQLHIAETEKYAHVTFFFNGGREEKFVGEEHVLIPSPTVATYDLKPEMSAYEVTDRLINEMNSDKFDFIVVNYANADMVGHTGNLEAAIKAVEAVDECIGKLFDAVNKLGGVILITADHGNAEKMFDAQANQPHTSHTLNIVPLIIAGKNFRNKNIKISDGVLADIAPTILQLLAIQKPTEMTGKSLLINYA from the coding sequence ATGAGTTATGAACGTCCAAAACCGGTGGTTCTTACTATTCTTGACGGTTGGGGATATTCTACCGATGATAATAACAACGCTATAAATTTAGCCAATACTCCTAATTTTGATAAAATAAGCCAAGAATTTCCAAAATCACTTATAAACGCTTCTGAGAATTATGTTGGTTTGCCTGAAGGTCAGGTCGGAAATTCAGAAGTTGGGCATATGAATATAGGGAGCGGACGGGTTGTTCTGCAAGATTTGGTAAAAATAGACAAGGCAATAGATGATGGTTCTATAAATAATAATCCGTCGCTTATTAATTTTATTGATAGTGTGAAGAGGAATAATGCTACTGTTCATTTGCTTGGTTTATTTTCTGACGGAGGCGTTCACTCTCACTATGCTCATATATTAGAGATAGCGAGAATTTTTGTAGCTAGCGGTCTTGACGTAAAATTACATTTATTTCTTGATGGTCGTGACTGCCCTCCTCGTAGCGCTCATGAATTTATTATGCGTCTGCATTACTCTATAATAGAGGATGATATGGCGTTATTGTTAAAATATTCAGAGAGTATACTTAATGATGATGAAGTTGATGAAATAATAGAATTTATTAATGTCGGTGAGTATGGCGAGGCGTTACATTGCTTTTTATCTATAGTAAAAGAGCAGAATAAACAGCTAGCTGATGATATTTTCCCAGTTATAAAAAAGCTTAGTGAGCTAATGGAAATAGAAGATGATTCTAATATTGACTATCCATCTTCTCTAAAAAACTATCCAGCTATATCTATTGCCACAATATCAGGTCGTTATTACGCTATGGATAGGGATAATCGGTGGTCACGTATAGAAAAAGCTTATGACGAGATGGTAAGCCCTAGCAAGTTTAAGGATTCATATATAAGCACTATTGAAAAAAATTATGATAATAATGTATCAGATGAGTTTATAGAGCCATTCGCTATCAAGGGTTATGCGGGAATAAAAGATGGTGATGGTTTACTTATGTGTAATTTTAGAGCGGATCGCGCGCGGCAAATTTTATCGGCGCTACTTCAGGATAGTTTTTCAGATTTTACAAGAAAGAAACAGATTAAATTTTCTTCCGCTCTTGGCATGTCTGAATATTCTAAAGAGCTTAATGATTTGATACCAGCGATTTTTCCTCATGAAGATCTATGTGGTATTTTAAGTGAGATTGTCTCCAAGCAAGGTCTTAAACAATTACACATAGCGGAAACTGAGAAATATGCTCATGTTACTTTTTTCTTTAATGGCGGCAGGGAAGAAAAGTTCGTCGGTGAGGAGCATGTGCTTATTCCATCCCCTACTGTAGCTACTTATGACTTAAAACCAGAAATGTCAGCATATGAGGTTACAGATAGACTTATTAATGAGATGAATTCTGATAAATTTGACTTTATTGTCGTTAATTACGCTAACGCTGATATGGTTGGTCATACGGGTAATTTAGAAGCCGCTATTAAGGCGGTTGAGGCTGTTGATGAATGTATAGGAAAGTTGTTTGACGCTGTAAATAAATTAGGTGGCGTTATACTAATTACCGCCGATCATGGGAATGCTGAAAAAATGTTTGACGCGCAAGCTAATCAACCTCATACATCACATACTCTTAATATTGTTCCTTTGATTATAGCTGGAAAAAATTTTAGAAATAAAAATATAAAAATTTCTGATGGAGTGCTTGCGGATATAGCTCCGACTATTCTACAATTACTTGCTATTCAAAAACCTACTGAAATGACAGGTAAGTCATTACTTATAAATTATGCGTAG
- the phoU gene encoding phosphate signaling complex protein PhoU has product MTLGKHTLRSYDEQLNHLLSLTMDMGKEVQDLIIDAKKSFREINEDKIADAKLADKHINKLDKQIEEEAITVLALQSPMAIDLRFVISIIKITGMLEHAGDLAKNTIKRSMRIAGLVPEDAIVKLEEMSDIIVEMLTGALSAFADNDVEKSAIIWKMDKDIDAIYKSIIDMMQEEMGKSADRVMPCTQVVFAAKNLERLGDHITNLTKMVYYVMAGKRPNKATLKSIIDGVNASSDKSDNADS; this is encoded by the coding sequence ATGACTCTTGGAAAACATACTCTGCGTTCTTATGATGAACAGTTGAATCATTTACTTTCTCTTACTATGGATATGGGAAAGGAAGTTCAAGATCTTATAATTGACGCGAAGAAATCATTTAGGGAAATAAATGAGGATAAGATCGCTGACGCTAAGCTAGCTGATAAACATATCAATAAGCTTGATAAACAAATAGAGGAAGAAGCGATAACAGTTTTAGCGCTGCAAAGCCCGATGGCTATTGATTTACGGTTTGTTATCTCAATAATAAAGATAACTGGTATGCTTGAGCATGCTGGTGATTTAGCGAAAAATACAATCAAAAGAAGTATGCGTATAGCAGGGCTTGTGCCGGAAGATGCTATAGTAAAACTTGAGGAAATGTCTGATATTATTGTAGAGATGCTTACTGGCGCGCTTTCGGCGTTCGCTGATAATGATGTGGAGAAGTCCGCTATTATTTGGAAAATGGATAAAGACATAGACGCTATTTATAAATCTATAATAGATATGATGCAGGAGGAAATGGGTAAGTCGGCTGATAGGGTTATGCCTTGCACGCAAGTAGTATTCGCCGCTAAGAATCTTGAGCGTTTGGGAGATCATATAACCAATCTTACCAAAATGGTTTATTATGTGATGGCTGGTAAAAGACCAAATAAGGCAACATTAAAAAGTATTATAGATGGTGTAAACGCCTCTTCCGATAAATCAGATAATGCTGATTCTTAA
- a CDS encoding 23S rRNA (pseudouridine(1915)-N(3))-methyltransferase RlmH — translation MKIAINAIGKLKKNSPEYQIFHEYIKRTNWKIECNEFNIKNSGGKQKDKENEVLVNACSGYEYIVALDESGKLLSSQQFATNISDIQQRGISSVAFIIGGADGLTEETLGKVNLIWSFGRVTWPHMLVRALLAEQIYRCYCLISNHPYHRE, via the coding sequence ATGAAAATAGCTATAAACGCGATTGGTAAACTCAAGAAAAATTCTCCTGAATATCAAATTTTCCACGAATATATAAAACGCACTAACTGGAAAATTGAATGCAATGAGTTCAATATAAAAAATTCTGGCGGTAAACAAAAAGATAAGGAGAATGAGGTTCTTGTAAACGCGTGCTCTGGCTATGAATATATAGTGGCTCTTGATGAATCAGGAAAATTACTTTCCAGCCAGCAATTCGCCACTAATATCTCAGATATACAGCAACGTGGTATATCGTCTGTCGCTTTTATAATTGGTGGAGCGGATGGGCTTACTGAAGAAACATTAGGGAAAGTAAATTTGATCTGGTCATTTGGTAGGGTTACATGGCCGCATATGTTAGTAAGAGCGTTACTCGCTGAACAGATATATCGCTGTTACTGTCTTATATCTAATCATCCTTATCATAGAGAGTAG